Below is a window of Vicingus serpentipes DNA.
GGAGTGGCTATTTTCGCTTTTTTAAATGGCAATTAAACGCAAAAGCACATGTTCAAACCATTAATTGGTTTGGAGATTTAAAATTAAACATCAACAAAAGCATGCATGGTGCTACTGGCTGTATTTATGTCGGATTGCCTGAATTTAATGACATGTCTTTTTTATTGCACTTTTTAAAACGGGATAGTTTTTTTATTGACATTGGTGCAAATGTTGGTGTTTATACCTTATTGGCAAGTGGGCATAACAAATGTCAATCCATAAGTATTGAACCTATCCCTCAAACCTATCAATATCTTAATAAAAATATTGAACTGAATCAATTAAAGGATAAAGTAAACTGCTTAAATATTGGGTTATCGAAACAGGAAGAAGAACTTTATTTTACTAATGATGGAGATACTGTTAATCATGTTGTACCAAATAAAGCAAATAATACTACAACCGTAAAAGTAGATACGCTTGATCAAATTTTCCCACAACAAATCACTAATGATATACTTCTTAAAATTGATGTAGAAGGGTTTGAATATAATGTGCTGAAAGGTGGAAATAAAGTTTTGAAAAACAAGAATGTAAAAGCAATTATTATCGAATTAAATGGCTGTAGTGATCGATATGGATTAAACGATGGAATGGTTGATGAGTTACTGATTCAAAATGGTTTTAAAAAATATGACTATAATCCATTTGAACGTTCTTTAACAGTTTTGGAAAAATTTCATACTGAAGAAAATACTTTGTATTTAAGGGAATCAGCCTTAGAAGAAATTAGTAGTCAATTAAAAAGTGCTACTCCTTTTATCATTTATGGAAAAAACATATAATTATGAAAATTCTCATTTTTGCTACTCATCCAATACAGTATCAAGTTCCTATTTATCGAGAATTGAGTAAAAATTATGATTTAAAAGTAATTTATCTCTTAGAACAAACTAAAAAAGGACATGCTGATGCTGGTTTTGGTGTAGAATTTGAATGGGATATTCCTCTTACTGATGGGTATCAACATCAATACTTAAAAAACAAAGCAGAAACTGCTTCTAGCTCTTCTTACAAAGGGGTTATACTAGATGGTGAAGAGTTAAAAGATCTAACGCAGATGGAAAAACCTGACCTTGTGTTTATTAATGGATGGTTTCCTAAAGCATTAAAACAAATTATTAACTACTGCTATAAAAACAACATCAAAACAATTTGCAGGGGAGATTCTACTTTATTAATGACTAGTCATCCTTTAAAAAGGATAATAAAAGAAATATACATCAGAAGTATTGTAAGAAAAATTACTGCTTTTTTATATGTAGGAGAAGAAAATAAAAAATACTATCTCCATTATGGTGTAAAAGAAAATCAACTATACCCTGGTTTACATTGCATCAACACCCCTTTTTTTGAAAAAAAATTTAACGAAATTAAAAAGAGAGAATGGAATCAGGAGCATATTAATATTGGTTTTGCAGGTAAATTTATTGATATTAAACGTCCTTTGCTTATCGTATCCGCCATTGCAAATAGTAAGTACCAAAAACAACTTACGCTACAATTGATTGGTGATGGTCCTTTAAAAGTTGAAATAGAAAACGCTGCAAAAAAATTAAATGTAAACATCAATTTCCTTGGTTTTTTAAATCAATCTGAAATAGTAGAGAAAGGCTATCAACATATTGATTTTTTAGTTTTATCTTCTCGTAGCGAAACTTGGGGCTTAGTTATCAATGAAGTAATGACTGGAGGTATTCCTGCAATTGTTTCTGATACAGTAGGTTGTAATACCGATTTAATTGAAGAAGAAAAAACCGGTTTTGTATTTAGAAGTGGTGATGCCACTGATTTAAGTCAAAAAATTGATAAAATGGTGGAGATTTTATCTTCTAAAAATGATATGAATAAAAATGTATTAAATCACATCAAAAAATATTCGCTTGAAGAAACAATAAAAGGGTATAAAAAAGCAATTGAATATATTTGCTTTAAATGAATAGAAAAGAATATATCGATATTATGAAGGGAATAGGGATTATCTCTGTTGTTGCAGGTCATACATATATCGGTATTACCAAGCAAATCATATTTCTATTTCATATGCCGCTCTTTTTCTTTTTAGGTGGTTACCTATTTAAAACAAGGACTAATCAACTTCAATATATCAAAGACAAGTCAATTCATTTACTACTCCCTTATATTTCCTTTTTACTTCTTCTTTATTTCCCTTTCTATTATCCCTCTGCCTCTAACAGCTTTCATGCTTCTAGTTGGTTCAATTACTTTGCAATACCTATTGTTGGCGGTCAAGCCCTTTCAACTATAGTTGGTGTTTTTTGGTTTGTAACTTGCTTTTTTGTAACACAACAGTTATTTAATGTCTTAACCTTAAAATTTAGTAACTTAAAACTACAAATCGTTCTTATATTGTTTTTAATTATCAGTTACATAAATTCTACCTTTTACATAGATTTTTGGTTGCCTTGGAACATCAATGTTGTCTTTGCTGCTATTCCTTTTTTTTATATAGGGTTCCTTTTTAAAAATAGCCAATTAAAAATAAAATCATGGTTATTAATTACACTAAGTACCCTTGTTTTTATTAGTTCTTTCTTTATTACAACCAATACTTATGATATGAAATATGCGAAATATGGCATTCCTTTCGTTACTTTCTTTTCAAGTGTTATCATTATACTTTTTATTAAACTTATTTCTTCTAAAATCGAAAAGTACAAGTACATCTCAACGCCTTTTACTGCAATAGGAAAAGCATCTATGACTATTATGTACTTGCATATCCCAATAAAATTATTAATTAACTACTACCTTACTACTGATAAAACTTTCACTTTTATTTCGGCAATACTTATCTCTTTTTCCTTTCACCTCTTATTTTTAAAGTTTAGAATCTCTAGTGCTTTATTATTAGGGTCTAAAAAAGATTATATAAATATCATTAGAACTAAATAATGTCTAAGAAATTACTCATATATCGTAAAAAAAGACCTGAATTTAACAGCATTGAAAACGTTTTTAATGCACTTACTCCTTTTCTTAATATTGATAAAATTGAATTACCTTTTTTTAGTATTGGTATTATTAATCGTCTTAAAAACACTTTTTTTATAAAAAAGAAAAAAGCGAAGTTGAATCACATCACAGGTAATGACCATTATTTAGCATTAGGGTTGTCTAAAAAAACTGTAATTCTCACGATACATGATATTGAAATATTAAAAAGAACTACAGGTTTAAAAAAATATATTTTAAAAAAAATATGGTTCGATTGGCCTATCAAAAAATCTTCAATAATTACTACTATTTCTGAATTTACAAAGTCAGAATTGCTTCAAATCAATAATTACAAAACTCCGATTGTTGTAATTCCAGACCCTTTAACCCTTTCAATAAAATATTCTCCAAAAACATTTCATTCCGAATGTCCGGTTATTCTACATTTAGGTATAAAAGCGAACAAAAATTTACCTCAATTAATTGAAGCGTTAAATGGAATAAATTGCAAGTTAGTTATTATAGGAAAATCAAACAACATCATACTTCAACAGTTAAAAGAAAATGACATTGATTTTACATTTAAAACAAATGTAAGTAATGATGAAATAATACAGGAATTTCAAGCTTGTGACCTCCTATCTTTTGCCTCCATTTATGAAGGTTTTGGCTTACCCATTATTGAAGCTCAAGCAATGGGTAGAGTGGTCATTACATCTAACGTAGCTTCCATGCCAGAAGTGGCTGGAGATGGAGCTTATTTTGTGGATCCTTTTGATGCTAGTAGCATAAAAGAGGGTATTTTAGAATTAATCAATAATACTAACCTAAGAAAAGAACTAATTTTAAAAGGATTAGAAAATGTAAAACGTTTTGAACCTCAAAAAATAGCTAATCAATACCAAGAGTTATATAACAGTATTAAATGAAGCCTAAAATTCTCATATTCATTGACTGGTTCAAACCCGGATTTAAAGCTGGAGGACCGATACGCTCTATCAGTAATTTGGTTTCCCAACTAAATACTGAATGTGATTTTCACATCGTCACCCGAGATACTGATTATTTAGAAACTACTCCCTACGCTAATATAAAATCTAATGAATGGAATAGTGTTGATGATGCTCAAGTCTTTTACCTTTCTAAAGAAAATCAAAATAAAAAAAACATTCTAAAATTAATTCAAGAAATAAACCCAAATATAATCTATTGTAATAGTTTATATTCCCCTAAATTCACCCTTATCCCTATTATAATAGCTAAAAAGCTAAATATTAAAACTATTCTGGCAATAAGAGGAATGCTTTCTTCTGGTTCTTTAGCAGTTAAATCTAAAAAGAAAAAAGTGTTTATAAGACTAGTTAAATTAACTGGTTTATTTAATAAAACTCTTTTTCACGCTACAACAATAGATGAAAAAAAAGACATACTAAATACTTTTGGAGATAGAACGAAAATAAAAATTGCTGAGAATTTATCAGAAAATAAAGAAATTAAATTCCTTTATAAAACAAAAAAAGAAAATGAATTAAATATTGTATTTATTGGGAGAATTGCACCCGAAAAAAACACCTTATATGCAATTCAGGTTCTTTCTAACTGCACCCAAAAAATTAAATTAGATATTTTTGGTCCAATCTACAATGAAGCATATTTTAAGCAATGTAAAAATGCTATCAACCAATTACCATCAAATATCGTTATTGATTACAAAGGCGTTCTAAACCATGATATGTTAGACGAAACACTAATTAATTACCATGTTATTTATTTACCTTCAACTGGCGAAAATTTTGGACATAGTATAATTGAGGGAATGACTAATTCTTGCATACCTGTCATTTCAAACAAAACGCCTTGGCAAAATTTAGAAGAACAAAATATAGGGTTTGATATTGATTTAGCATGCGTAAATAAGTTTTCTGAAGCAATAGATAGTTTGGCTAAGATGAATGAAATTGAGTTAAACAAAATGAGGAAAAATAGTTTTTGTTTTGCTTCTAATGTTATCAATAATAAGGAAACCCTAAAAAAGTACTTATCTTTATTTGATCTAAACTAATTGATGAATCAAAAACTAAATACATACAATAACGATTGGTACAGTCCAGGAAAAAGTAAATTGACTTTACTAACTTGGTATTGTTTTAATGCAATATTTTTGAATTCTTATCTAATTCCTTTTTCTGCCTTTAAAATATTTATTTTAAAACTATTTGGTGCCCAAATTGGTAAAGGAGTAGTTATAAAACCTAAAGTAAATATTAAATATCCATGGAAACTTATAATAGGAAATTATAGCTGGATTGGTGAAGAAGTATGGATTGATAATCTAGATATGGTATCGATTGGAAAAAATTGTTGTTTATCACAAGGTTCATTTCTTTTATGTGGCAATCATAACTATAAAAAGTCAACTTTTGATTTAATGGTTGGTCCTATCAAACTAAAGGATGGTTCATGGATTGGTGCAAAAGCTACAGTATGCCCTGGTATAACACTTGAAGAAAACTCCATTTTAACTGTTGGTTCAATAGCTACAAAAAATTTAGAACCTAACGGAATTTATTCTGGGAATCCAGCTATTAAAATTAAAAACAGGATAATAAATGAGTAACCCCAAAGTTACCATAATTACTGTTTGTTATAATAGTGCTAAAACTATTGAAGATACCATACAATCTGTTATTAATCAGACGTACGATAATATCGAATATATTATTGTTGATGGACTTTCTACTGATAATACATTAGAAATTATTAACAAATACCAAGACAAAATTGCCACAATTGTTTCAGAGAAAGACAACGGTTTGTATGATGCTATTAACAAAGGTATTGGACTAGCTACTGGCGATATTATTGCCAACCTCAACTCTGATGATTTTTATGTTGATAACAATGTGATTGCTGATATTGTTGCCAAAATGGAAGATGAAAAAAGCGATACATTATATTCCGATTTGTATTATGTGGATGCTATTGACACGAGTAAAGTAACACGAAATTGGGTTTCTGGTCAATATGATAGCGGTATGTTTTTTAAAGGTTGGATGCCTCCCCACCCTACTTTTTTTGTACGAAAAAGAGTTTATGATAATTATGGGAAATTTAATTTAGAATTAAAATCAGCTGCTGATTACGAGATAATGCTCCGGTTTATACATAAACACGAATGTAGTATTAGTTATTTACCAAGAGTAACTGTAAGAATGCGAGTTGGAGGAGTAAGCAACGTAAGTTTGATAAACCGACTAAAAGCAAATCGAGAAGATAAACGTGCATGGGAGTTAAACGGATTAAAGCCAAAGCCTTACACTCTAATTTTTAAACC
It encodes the following:
- a CDS encoding FkbM family methyltransferase; translation: MIKKLSIPLKYIANHPLTKSNKWSGYFRFFKWQLNAKAHVQTINWFGDLKLNINKSMHGATGCIYVGLPEFNDMSFLLHFLKRDSFFIDIGANVGVYTLLASGHNKCQSISIEPIPQTYQYLNKNIELNQLKDKVNCLNIGLSKQEEELYFTNDGDTVNHVVPNKANNTTTVKVDTLDQIFPQQITNDILLKIDVEGFEYNVLKGGNKVLKNKNVKAIIIELNGCSDRYGLNDGMVDELLIQNGFKKYDYNPFERSLTVLEKFHTEENTLYLRESALEEISSQLKSATPFIIYGKNI
- a CDS encoding acyltransferase family protein — encoded protein: MNRKEYIDIMKGIGIISVVAGHTYIGITKQIIFLFHMPLFFFLGGYLFKTRTNQLQYIKDKSIHLLLPYISFLLLLYFPFYYPSASNSFHASSWFNYFAIPIVGGQALSTIVGVFWFVTCFFVTQQLFNVLTLKFSNLKLQIVLILFLIISYINSTFYIDFWLPWNINVVFAAIPFFYIGFLFKNSQLKIKSWLLITLSTLVFISSFFITTNTYDMKYAKYGIPFVTFFSSVIIILFIKLISSKIEKYKYISTPFTAIGKASMTIMYLHIPIKLLINYYLTTDKTFTFISAILISFSFHLLFLKFRISSALLLGSKKDYINIIRTK
- a CDS encoding glycosyltransferase family 4 protein, whose product is MSKKLLIYRKKRPEFNSIENVFNALTPFLNIDKIELPFFSIGIINRLKNTFFIKKKKAKLNHITGNDHYLALGLSKKTVILTIHDIEILKRTTGLKKYILKKIWFDWPIKKSSIITTISEFTKSELLQINNYKTPIVVIPDPLTLSIKYSPKTFHSECPVILHLGIKANKNLPQLIEALNGINCKLVIIGKSNNIILQQLKENDIDFTFKTNVSNDEIIQEFQACDLLSFASIYEGFGLPIIEAQAMGRVVITSNVASMPEVAGDGAYFVDPFDASSIKEGILELINNTNLRKELILKGLENVKRFEPQKIANQYQELYNSIK
- a CDS encoding glycosyltransferase family 4 protein, yielding MKILIFATHPIQYQVPIYRELSKNYDLKVIYLLEQTKKGHADAGFGVEFEWDIPLTDGYQHQYLKNKAETASSSSYKGVILDGEELKDLTQMEKPDLVFINGWFPKALKQIINYCYKNNIKTICRGDSTLLMTSHPLKRIIKEIYIRSIVRKITAFLYVGEENKKYYLHYGVKENQLYPGLHCINTPFFEKKFNEIKKREWNQEHINIGFAGKFIDIKRPLLIVSAIANSKYQKQLTLQLIGDGPLKVEIENAAKKLNVNINFLGFLNQSEIVEKGYQHIDFLVLSSRSETWGLVINEVMTGGIPAIVSDTVGCNTDLIEEEKTGFVFRSGDATDLSQKIDKMVEILSSKNDMNKNVLNHIKKYSLEETIKGYKKAIEYICFK
- a CDS encoding putative colanic acid biosynthesis acetyltransferase, yielding MNQKLNTYNNDWYSPGKSKLTLLTWYCFNAIFLNSYLIPFSAFKIFILKLFGAQIGKGVVIKPKVNIKYPWKLIIGNYSWIGEEVWIDNLDMVSIGKNCCLSQGSFLLCGNHNYKKSTFDLMVGPIKLKDGSWIGAKATVCPGITLEENSILTVGSIATKNLEPNGIYSGNPAIKIKNRIINE
- a CDS encoding glycosyltransferase family 2 protein, which encodes MSNPKVTIITVCYNSAKTIEDTIQSVINQTYDNIEYIIVDGLSTDNTLEIINKYQDKIATIVSEKDNGLYDAINKGIGLATGDIIANLNSDDFYVDNNVIADIVAKMEDEKSDTLYSDLYYVDAIDTSKVTRNWVSGQYDSGMFFKGWMPPHPTFFVRKRVYDNYGKFNLELKSAADYEIMLRFIHKHECSISYLPRVTVRMRVGGVSNVSLINRLKANREDKRAWELNGLKPKPYTLIFKPLSKVLQFVKKS
- a CDS encoding glycosyltransferase — its product is MKPKILIFIDWFKPGFKAGGPIRSISNLVSQLNTECDFHIVTRDTDYLETTPYANIKSNEWNSVDDAQVFYLSKENQNKKNILKLIQEINPNIIYCNSLYSPKFTLIPIIIAKKLNIKTILAIRGMLSSGSLAVKSKKKKVFIRLVKLTGLFNKTLFHATTIDEKKDILNTFGDRTKIKIAENLSENKEIKFLYKTKKENELNIVFIGRIAPEKNTLYAIQVLSNCTQKIKLDIFGPIYNEAYFKQCKNAINQLPSNIVIDYKGVLNHDMLDETLINYHVIYLPSTGENFGHSIIEGMTNSCIPVISNKTPWQNLEEQNIGFDIDLACVNKFSEAIDSLAKMNEIELNKMRKNSFCFASNVINNKETLKKYLSLFDLN